In Poecile atricapillus isolate bPoeAtr1 chromosome 1, bPoeAtr1.hap1, whole genome shotgun sequence, the sequence tttttttcctcagtaggatcagaaaacacaaagaaaacaggATGCTCATCTGGTCTGACCTCCAGCCTAAAGTAAGGCTATAAAAGCTGCTTAAACTAATTATTTCATGTTACATCGTTGGAAGAGAATTGTTGTTAAGAAAGTTAACATTGACTTAAAAGTAACATCACTAGTGACTAAGAATCCTTTTCAGCCATGGGTAAAGAATGGAAGTGTTGTTCTCACTCATTACTAAACAACATAAATTTAAATTAGTTAAAAGGCACGTTATGTTTCCATACACTGGACCATATTATTTCTCAGATTGTATTTTTGATCTGTTTTGATCTATTGATTGTATATTTGATCTATTagacttttttttcactttggtCTTCTAGTTAAGATTCTTCCTAACTGATTAAGTGATTAACATTTTGGTAAACTCAAATATTCTGATGTGTTAGATTTCTACTTGGGGCATATTTTTTACATTCTTCTTACAAACCTGGCAAGTCAGTGAACTAAGTCTCAACAAAGAACTGTATTATTTTGTACATatactgaaagctttcattaaCCCTATCATAACCTTCACACTGGGAACCAATTAGATTCAGATGAATATGTTTTATTGTCTCCAATCAATGACCATTTTGAACTCCAAAAGTAGAGCTAGCATTCTCTATTCCTTTATGTGACCCCATTTCTTCAACAAAGTCAGTCAGATAATCAGTCAAATAGCCAGAAGTTCACCTAATCCTAGTGACCTACACTTTTCACTGTTTAACATTCACCAACACTGCTATCTGCTAATTTTCTCAGGGACTGACTTCTTATGCTCTATGACAATACTAATATATATTGACCAATGGCTGGGCATCAAGAAAGTCCAACAGAAACCTTTAATACATACCATGTTTGCAACTActttgagagaggaaaaatagcTTAATATGATTCAGTGAATGAGGTAAAACAAAGTACTCTCGTTAACAGAGTGCATAGAGTACACTACTATGTATAGCAATCTACATTGAGCAGCAAGGTAAATGTCTTACAAAAGCTAATATATATCTCAAGAGTTGATATTTTCAAAGTTGAAATTTGTGGGTTTAATGCAAgactctccccaaattccatatGAGTATTAATGCTATTacctgttttttaaaatctgtatttaattGAAAACTATATCAACTATTGCATTATATTATCCTAGTAGTGTAACTCTGACAAATCTGAAATTATTACACAGGGAACTGTACTTGTATTCTAAAACAACAGGAATATTAACCTTACAGAAGTACTCCAGCACTTCaagcattattaaaaaaagccaaatataATGTCATGGTCCAAAGATCTCTCCTAGTTTTTCTCCCTCCATTCCCTCACAATTCCTGGTAACAGATCATTCACATCTCTTTACTTTTCTATGTCTTACATGTCAGAAGTTGGAGTTTACCATCACCATTATTAGTCAACATTAATGCAAAAAAAGTACATAAGCACCATCCTGTGATACCTACAAAATCCCTGCTCTTGCCATACACAAACGCTGGTTCCTAAACATAAATTTCATTACATCCACCTCATGAAGGATTAATATCATTGTATTGTAGGTAAAAGGTCATTGTAGACCTTTTACTTCTAGTTTATACAGGAAAATTGCAACATACATACACTTCTCTTGTTTTCCCTTCCAAGCTCTCTAGGAACAGACTCTCCTCATAATTAGCTGGCTTTTTATTGTTTAACCTTAAAAAAACCTACCTGGCCTTTTTTCAAcccacatttttatttttcagattagtTACCTTCACTTGTCCTTCAATAAAATAACTACCTTCTCTCTATCTAGCTAAAAGGTCTTTAAACCATTTCCTAATACCACTTACGGTTTTCTCTTTTAAGCTCTCTCAATGTAGTCTGTTTAGTTACATTTCATTTTAAGCCACTCCTTTCAAATCATAGTCTAgttttttttctcagacagATGTCTACATGACACAAACTGAAATGTTATTTATGGAGAAAAATGGTATCAAACTGAAGTAAATTTTTCTGTATGTTTCTTCCACTAGCATAAGCATAAACACAGATAAGCATATAGTATCTTACCTATAGGCTTTACTAGCTTTTACTGGGGTTGCTTCAAAACCAATTGGGCAAAAATAATGGTTTTGGCAATGGTAGATATAGGCCATTGATTCATCTTTCAGTCCTCGTGTTAGCTTTGCAAGGGCCCCTGCAGCTACAAAGGAAGATCAGGTTACAGGCCAGGGTGCTTTGGATCCTGAGTAACatattcagcagaaaaaaagatctATTTAACAACAAAAGTAGTTATACTGCTTTTTAAGTGGAAGGACGTGACCTGACAGGCAtgcacaaaatacatttttgataTCAAACTTAGTACTTTTTTGTACCAGGCAGGAAATTAAATACTGTCTGCTGCACAGTCTGTGCCAGGGAAATGCAATATAAAGTATGCTTTGTGTTTAGatcaaaatcaaatttaaaaaagaacCATAAGCATATCTTGAACTAGGAAATACTGCAACAGAATGCAGTCCCAGCTGCCCTAAGTCAGATGTGGCACACATTGATGATACTACcaaaagcactgaaaacacTCAAAAACATTTTGGTATCTAGAGGTTCTTGGACCTTCCTAGTCTCAGGTACACATATGGGCATGCAGTGGTTTATAATGTGACCACAGTGCTCAGTTTCAGGAAAAGACTGGAAGAGGTACTGAAACACGACAATTTTCAAGTGGGAtaccaaggaaaagaaaatccattttcatAATCTCTAAAAATTTTCAGCAtgattttgtgctttttaagAACCTTTCAGTTAGAAGGTAATTACCCAGACTATACCAAAGGCTAGTAAACAGTGCatgaaagtaaaattttttaaaatgcatacctaaaaaatagacaaaaatgtAGCTGCATAAGCTAATTGAGAATAATCGCCTAACTTTAGAGAGAGATGTTAGCTACAGTCAGGCAAAACACATAAGTTCATTACCTTTCAAACTGGGCTTTTTAAAGGCATGAAACATTAAGTAAGGACTTTTTGTTCTCTCAGTGGATGACAAACAAATTTTCCCACACAACGGTGCAGAACTGGAAatgcagtgttttcttggatacCTTAAAATTCCAATTCTGTGACAGCAGGATATGTAGCACAGAATGTATTTTATCATAATAGAAgtataaatgaaaattttagctaaataagagaaaaagtaaaagcagaaaaatcagcCAACTTGGAGGTATTTGATACCTTATCTTAGACTGGAAGTACTACTTACAGACTTCGTCCTGTCAAATGCTACATGCTGCAGGATTTTTCAAGTTATACACTGTAAGACGAATGCTTTCAGAGTAGCTACGTACCAGTTTCTCCAGCTGTCTTGTTCTTCCCATGAGGTTTATACAGAACGTATGAGCATCCCTTGATATGGAAGTGATCATTTATTTGCCTAAACCATCTGAAACAATAAGCTTAAAGATTGTAGTAACTCAAGAGTTATTAAATACCATTTCATTTCCTCACACTTTCCCTGTGCTTTGactgtttaggaaaaaaattatttatgtgcTACTAAGTACCTACCTCACAAATATTTAGATTGTAGATGACCACTGTACCcaatacaaaatttaaaatatcctaAACAGAGAAGTAAATACACAAAGCCTTCtcattcattttgtttttccagactCAACATAGAATCATATAATAACCAACAATCTGGATGTGAAATGTTGGTCCTGTTGTATTTAGCCCAGTCATCTCTAATGTTCAATTACAAAGCCTCTAGAAAGACGCACAAATTCTGAGGTGCCAAACTGCAAACATGATTTGAAAGGTACATAAATGAAATCTAAGACACCAGAAGGGACCCTTCAAGTGTGACTTTCTGGTTATCCTGCTGGATTTCTCTCACCTAAACTTCACAAAGCCTGAACATTACAGAAGCCAAATACTGCAACTCCTCACTGCAGCACTAAGTGAGGACAGGCCAGCAATTTTTCCACACTGGAAGACTCAAATTCACATGTTTGAAGACAGTACCTCAATCATAAAGCTATGTTGGGTAATGAGGCTGGCTCACAGCCCTCCTGTTTCCAAGTCTGCTAAGCACTTCAAAATTATTGGACcaggccagaaaaaaaaaaaaaaaaaaaaaaaaaaaagatgggtAACTTCTCTGCTGCATAGAGGATGCTCACAGGGGAAATCAAAGAAGAATTACAAGTTTAACTTTTGTCTGTATAGACTGTTGACACAAAGAGATAGGACATTATATCAGCTTGGTCTATAGGAGTTGCTATACCCTAACATACTCCTGAAGAGATAGAAAACCTGGATCTGAATTTCCTAAAGCAGGTAAAGGGAATCTTCATGACATTTTCCAATGGTCTAGCCAGTATGCTGAATGGAGATTAGACTGCTGCCACATTTTCAAATCCAGCATCATTTACAGTGATCAGCCAAACACTATATATTGCcctaaaaaaattaactaaatCAAATGCAACTCATGAAGCAAAGAAGAATACAGCCAAAGTTTTTAATCTCACCAAAGGGTAACACACCAAAGTCCCATAAAAATGTTCAGCACTCAGTAGTACAATATGCTTCTTGGCTCTGTTTAATCTTAGAATGTCTTATtaatttaatacaaaaaaaaaagtacaaagaaTTTAGGTCCAACCTATAAATATCAGgaaacagcagagcagaagcGATAAAAGAATTTCAAAGTGTTCTGTGACTCCAGCCCCATGTTTTCATTCCTGAACAGCTCCACTGCAGCAAAGATTCAGCACTATCTCATTTTCTATtcttaaattacattttacattAAGCTAATAGTGTATCAACTGTCTTTTCAGGCCATTTCAGTGATATTAACAAGCATTTAACTTGAATtttcaaaaatagaaaaataagtgTAAAGAGAAAGTTTCCTAACCAGCAGACTAGACTCATTAGATTATTATACAACCATTACATAAACTGAACcaaaaaatcaaacagaattTCACATTGACCTGACCTGTGTAATAACATCACACCATTCAAAGCAACCACTGCAAACAACTCTTTGAGAGTTTCAGAGTCAGAGTACTCAGGTATGTTTCATTATTCTAAAACTTAAGAGGATTAACATCTCAGccactttgtttttaaataaatgaactactactgtatttttaaaggttCTATCTCTTAGCTGCATCAAAAGAACAAACATACCTCATTAGAGTTGTATTTCCAGTGAAGGGACCAAACCTAATCTCCTCAAATGGGGGCTGAAAGCCCAGTATATGCAAGGCTTCTTCTTGAGTGATGGGGggtaaacttaaaaaaaaaaagtgttgtaattagaaacatatttttgaCACTCTagaggcaaagcaaagcagtcTATGTATGACTTTACCTTCCAGCTCCCAGTGTACTATACAAGAAATTCCAGCAAGACACTAAGGACGAAATTCCACACGAAGTCTTGTATTGAGGTCGGCTAACACAATACCTTaaacaaaaaatctcaaacaTATTAGTAATACAGTCTTGACTCACCTATATGACAAACCTGAACTACTTTTTTTGAGCCATGTCACTGAAGTGCCACATTATATTGAATGTTTTTATGTCACctgtattaaaataaataagcaaacaaaaaacccagaacagttgtattcttaaaaacaaaaattaagcaAATGTTAACCGATTTCTTTGCCTGCTGGCACTACCCTATTTCATATAAATCAGTCAAATTTCTAACAGCCCCAAGAGAGTCCTGTACAAATGAGCCTGTAGGAAAATATGATTCTGTACTAATATATCATATGGTTTTATCCAGTCTCTTCTAACACGTGCACTTGCGACAAACCACATATCTACCTATGAACATCATTCTGGGCCACAGATTCTGTAGGTTAACTCTAACTTTCTGGTGTTACAAAGTTAGAACCAGACAGATGCATTAAACTGATTTAATTTACTGAGCTTTATTAATACAATAATGGTTGCATAGAAATTATAGACTCTGATCAAGTATTTcccaataaaaaataaaatcagaagtaAAACGTATCAGCGGTACATTTAAGATTACTTTTGACCTGACCATGTTACtgaatttgtattttgttcTGCAATGAATCCCCACATaggtttttccctttcctgaaaGTAAAATGGatgtttagaaagaaaaatgttttaagaatTTTAACAGATGGGAGGGAAGCTCtaatttttcttcaagaatGCAAGAGACAGTGTGTGTATGCTTAACGTTTCTACTAAAGAAAAATTTCCAAGACATTATTGAGAAGTTTGCAATCAGGTAACTAGCAACAGTGTTTACTGAGAAACTACATAGTTAGTGTAGTTCATAAATTCATAACTTCATAAATTAATTCATATATACTACCATCTCCGAAGGTCCAACACTTTTCTCTCCTTCACGTCTTCAAGAGCGGAACGCTGAGGACACTCCCTGtactgtttgctttttttgtccACGGACTTCTTCTTTGTCCCTTGTTTCTTCATGTTGCCTGCAAATCAAATTTCCAAATCAAATGAATGTCTAGTTTGCCattcattgttttcttctcaaataCTTTTAGTAACAGCATCCAGCTCAAATAGAGACACGGGTTATGTTAGTAAGTGTAAACTAGGACTAAACGTTAATTGAAAGAAGGCTCAAATACATAATCTAAGTTGTCAACAGGTCTGTAAAGCTGCCATTAGCTCTGTAAACAACATGGTGTTTAGATCATGAACAGAATTAATGATGACCTGCTCAACTGCTAAGAGAGATAAGTCAATCTGATTATTCTAATGCATTAAATCATCCATCCCAGAAATAGACTCTCTAACCAACATGGACCTCCCAAACACTAAGTACACAAGGAACATAATGAAATGCTTGTTTCTCACTGCCAGCCTTGCAACGACCTACAGTTTCTGATGAAAACTTTTATGCAAATccattaataataatatacaCCAAAgatcttttccttttcataagCCACTGTGACAGTGTTGGGTCACGTGctaaagcagaaatatttttgtcccATTTTGAAGTCATACATCCAGATGCATAATATACTAGGTCctactaaaacaaaaaaatcactccaacAACATGGGGGGGGGATGGGAGTGATatcaaaaaccaccccaaatatTACACAATTAAGGAGAAGTCAGCCTTGCTTTGGATAAACTTCCCCTGGCAGTTACACTCGACTTtcactcctctctctctctcactctcttCTGTCCCAATGACAGATGCAGGTTCCTTGAAATGAAATACAGGCTCTTCTATAGCACTTCCTCACTGAGCACATGTGCTGGCCAGCCCCTTTCACAAACAAGCTGGAAACATGAAGCCTTTTCCTTTCACATCAAAACTTTACCACCTCACCTGCTTTGCTCTTCAGATTTGAGTTCACGCCATTGAACTCTGATTTGTCTATCTCCCATGCCAGTGGAAGCTTTCCAAGATTGCCAGGCAGGCTTTCCAAGTTAGCATCTTCACGGTAGATAATCTCTGAAGCACCAGTTTGAACGCTGAGTAAGTTAGGTGTGTTATTTCCAACGTTTAAGGCTGCACTGCTTGATAGGCAGGCACTAACAGAAGCACTTGGACTTTTACAAATAGATGTTACTCTGTTTAAAAAAGCATAGTCTGAGCAGATGGTATAAAACTTCTCTCTTGTATGAGTCACAGGACATCCCCATGGATAATGCCCATCTTCCCTAGGCACCAAGGATGCAGTGGAGGCGTCTGACATGCAGTATGGCTTCACAGGATCGTGAAGAGAAGCTTCCGGGGATTCTTTCCCAGGtgtgttttcagtgtttccattaTTTCCAGaaccattttccttttcatcttctGAAATAGTAGGCATTGAATGATACTAAGAGTATTGCACAACAAAGAAtactttttctttatgttttaattACAACAGGGTTTTCATCGTTGCCTCCATTGCCTCTGCAAGGTATCAACAAggtacctgaaaaaaaaacagaaagataGCATGGTGTCTCATTCAACATAAAATATACACAAAGTTTATCTTCCAACTCACAGCCAATAAAAGCTGAAATACCTTCAAGATACCACAACACAGGGTGTCTTTCCCTAAGCATCTCTAGAACTCTACAATCATCACTTTTTATCATTTGTGAGGTGCCAACAGCAGACACTGCAGTGATATCAAGATGAGGATGTAATAAGTAATTACACTTATAAGCTGcagataaacaaaaaaaataaaagctttctaCATGTTCTTGGTTGTGGTTGCTCTCTTCTATCCCTTATAGTCACAATACACTGTAAATATGGAGTACAGAATAATTTATACGAATTAATAAATCATCATACGGCGATTTAAGGTAACTTAATTCTGCTGAATCCTGAAAACTTTAGCTGCAAGTGAAGTTCAAGCATACAATTACAGTAGCTATAACCTCTATCGATTGTAAATTGACAACACCACTctcaatctgttccagtgctttccTCCTATAGCTGTTAAAggttcccttttatttttacgTGCCTCTTATTCTTCAAGAcctgagaaagaaaagcaggttTTGTTTATGGCAGCTAAGAATTACCAAAAACAAATTTAGACGGCTGGCTGGCTTGCTTTAAGCGATCATTTTTAAAGGGCAAGCTGACAGCGTGTGTGTTATCTGTCATCTCAGCAGCTCTCACGTCTGCAGACACGCGCCGCAGATGGGAACCTGGCGCGAGGGAGACAGGAATTCCGCTCCACAGCCTCCTCCTGCAACAGCGGTTTCGGCTCGCTGCCCCGCACCTGCAGCGCCCGGGCAGCGCCTCTGGCCTCCCACGGCCGGCCGGGCTCCGCTCGGCGGAGCGCAGGGACACATCCAAGCacccgcccctccccccgcgcTGCCGCCAGTCGGCTCCAGAGCCAAAGCCAAGGGCCGGGGGAAGGGGCCCCCCGGGACCCTGGGCTCGTTCCCCTCCTGGGCGCCTGCGAGGGGGaccggcggcgggggcggcagGGCTACCCCGGCCCGTGTTACCTGCGCGGAGCGGGGCTCGCCGGCGTCGCCTCCCCGGCCGCGGCGGAGCGGGGACGCGGGCGCGCCGGAAGCAGACACAGCCGCGCGCTCACCTgcgcgcccccgccgccccccgcctcCTCCGCCGCCGGCCGCACCAACTCCCGCCGCCGCACGGGGACGGCGGGAGGCGCGGGGCTGCCCGACGGCCGCGGCCGCGCTCCCTCCGCGGGATCTCACGGTGCCTCGGAGGAGCCAGTGGCGAGCGCCTCCCGGCTGGGCCGCGACTGCGCCTCGGCGCCGTGAGTGGCGCCTCTTCGGTCGCCTTCCCCCCCCATATGCGCCTTCATGGTCTCGCCCGCTGGTGccccgcgggcgggcgggggagggagggaggaggggaggagcaGGTCGGGGATGGCCGGGGCGGGAAGCGCCTCATGCGTGGGGGCCCAGCGCGGAGTAGTGAGAAACAGGCTGAAGGAGATGAGCCCGCTTAGCCTCGAGAAGAGACGgctgagaggggatctcatcaGTGTCTATGAGTACTGAAGGGAGGGTGCCAAAAGGATGGAGCCAGGTTCTGGTCGGCAGTGCCGAGCAATATGACGAGAGACAACGGGCACAGACTGATGCACGGGAAATTCCACCTGAACGTGAGGatgaacttctttactgtgcaggtgaccaagcattggaacagattgcccagagaggttgtggagtctccctcactggagatactgAAGAACCgtctggatgcaatcctgtgcaGTGTGTTCAGGGCtgaccctccctgggcagggagcttgGACCAGATGAACTTTTATTTGCACCAGGGTTCTCTTGGTTCCCCTGACAGTTATAAGAATATGTGTAACAACAGTGCTTCTGTAAAACTGTATGAAGGAACAAAAGTTTATTTCAGGTAACACTGGAACTGCTGACAATATTTGTCATCTCATTCTTCACTGCAGTCAACACGAACAAACACAGTGACACTGAAGATACAACTGGAGCTGTTTAGGTACTGCCACAAATATGTAAAATTAATTACTGCTTAAATACTCAGATTGATTTTATAACaaagtctttaaaaatttttaaataaagtatcAAAAAGTTATATGATGTCCTGCTGACAGAGGATTCACTCTTGGCAATTATGACACTGCTCTCAGTTTGCAGAACCTCTACTCCCAGCAATACTTTCTGTGAGAGGTGCTgcaattaatggaaaaaaaccagaatcTAATATCTCCTTAATTATTAGTATTGTGTGATAGTTCTCAGTGGCtaggcagagctgagctgccaaAGTGCCTGAGCAATTGTGGGTACAGCCATGTTTGCCATCCTCTGGATATGAGAAGACCTAGATCACATTCAGTAGTTTATGTGGCTTCATCCTGAGGCAACCTGCCCCTTGTAATGGAGAGCATCCTTTATGCTTTTGCCATCTGGAAGCCTGTTGAGCCTTAGTCGGCCAACAGCCTTTgatataattaaataattctgCCTTCAAAGCGTTTTTATCTGAGCCAAATTATAGGCATTAGGATAGCAGCGATGTTGACTTTGCCAGCCAAGACTAAAATTAGGTTGCATGATTTATCTTGTAACTTGTTtgggtgctgacagtgccaAATCTCTGCATGGATTCCCTGAGCTGCACTTatgtggggagaaaaaagctGGAGGAAAGAACATCAGGAGGGTGGAAGTGTGTCACCTTTACTTCATTACCGCTATGCTTTTTTTAACATGTCTGTGCCATCCTGCTGAGAGGAGGAAGGATGATCTGTGAATTCTACAGCTatcaaatttctttttaaataaaaacatctttaaaattcTCTTCCACTAGAGGAGACTGGCTTCTCTCATACAGCAAAATATAAGCTGAGAAGGAGTGTGATTTCTGCCTATAAAACACATCAGGAGAATAAAgatggggaaaggagaggagccAAAGGATCATGGATATACAGTAGAGCCTGTGTGAATTTTCAGACTGTAAATTGCAAGTCTTCTAACTGTTTAATGTCCTGAAAACTCATGTCAATGAGAACAGGGTGAAAACTATGTCTTTAAAAGCTGGAACTTGGTAATATTTAAGGCATTTTGTAATGAGGTTGTTGGTTAGAAAAGACTCCCTTTGTCGACCCAAGTTGTTATTTCTCAGCTTGCAATTTTCTCCAAGTAAATGATTTGTGTGTGCTTTTCTTTAAGCATATTTGCAGTATttcaaaatgtgaaatacaaAATCTCTTTGAAATGCATGAGTCCTTGCTGATGAGTTTCAATTTTCTGTATTGTTTGCCTTAACAAGAAAGAAGCAATAGGGAGCCAAGTTGAAAGTattttagaggtcttttccaacttaaattATTCCGTATGTAGTTAAGAACAGCATTAGTGTTTGGGACTAGCTCTCTACAGTTGGAGACTAGATTATTTGACAAAGGGCCAAAGAATCACCAAAGGCCTGCACTGGGTGATGGTGTCCCCTCATCTCTGTTCCAGACAATGCCAGACCTGCACTAGCAGCAGCCACACATCAGAGTCACAAAACTGTTAGGGGAGGAAGAGACCTCGGGAGATCATCTaatccaacccccctgccaaggcagggtcacctggagcaagTGGCATGGGAACACagtgggtttggaatgtctccagatGGGAGGACTCCACGGCCTCCacgggcagcctgttccagggcttTGCCACCCTCCGCGCAAAGAAGCTCTTCAccttcagctgctctggggaggattttgaaaacacattttcctgaCTATAAACTCCATTTCCCACCCTAATGTTTGGGAACGGAGTGAAGTGAGGCGGGAGGGGAAGAACTTTAGCCCACATCACGGTTTAAACAGCGGCTCAGACATGTCCGGATGCGTACATCAGGGCCGCGGGCAAGAGCCGGCTGTCCCCAGTGGTTTCCCTGCTCCGGGTCCCAATACTTCCCGGGGGCTCACCCGGCGCTTCCCAGGGGCTCGGCCGGCGCCTCCCGGCAGCGCCGCCCCGCGATGCCGCCGCCCCGCCCCATGGAGCCGCTCCGGGGGCGGGACTGCCCGGCGGCGGGCCGAGGGCAGGAGGCCGGTGCCGGCGGTGTTCGTCCGTCGGGGGCAGCGCTGCCGATGCGTGCGCTGTGGCCGCTGTGCCTCGCCCTGGGAgccgcggcggcggccgcgggcgggggcgggcggcCGAGCGCCGAGCGCAGCGCCGTGTGGGGGCCCGGGCTGCGCGCCGCGGCCGCGCTCCCCGCACGGTACTTCTATGTGCAGGCCGTGGACGCCCAAGGGCTGAGGTGAGGGCGGCGGCGGCTTTCGGGGAGATTCTGGGCAAGGGCAAACCGAGAGGCTTGCGATTTGCTCGTAGAAAGAGCAGGCTAAAAGCTCTCCACGTGATTCTATATCATTTGGCAAGAGCTAATTAATCTTTTCAAGGAGTATCAAATAACGGCGCGAGGGGATGAGATAAGAGGATGAGAACGTTCATCAGCAAAACATACGTAGTAGTGGAAAAATTAATGATTTATTCTTCTTTGTCAAAACTTTAGCAGTGActaatacatttaattttcatagGCTCAGGCATCCTGCTTATTTCCACTGTTGGGAACATTGGTATTTCTCCTACGTGCCGAGGCACGAGATCAGTAGAAACGCTTAGGAGTTACTCCGCAGGCCAATAGGTAAACTTCATAAGAATGAAATAGGATgaggagcaatggccataaactaccataaattaataaataaataaatggccATAAAATACCAGAAATTTCACCTAAAGTGAGGAAAAGCTTTCCCCTGGGGATGGCAGAggactggaacaggctgtccagggaggctgtggagtctccctaTCTGGAGACATTGCAAACACCCCTGGACacattcctgtgtcacctgctgcagGTGACCCTGCTTTGGCAAGGGcattggactagatgatctctgttggtcctttccagccttaacaactctgtgattctgtgatttttggaAGATACTCATTGCTTTCCATTTATTTAGGAAAATTGGTCATACAACCTAGATAGGAGCTTGGAATGCTCCATCAAGGTCATCCAGATTAGGTGGACCATGGCTTGTGTAAGTATGGAAGCTGCCGATTCAGCTTAACTTGGATAGTAAATATTTCTTGCACTTAATTGAACTGGCAGCTCTCAAGTATATGTGGACAAGTTTTAGGACAGCTGGTGGGAGTGACTGAACTAAGGAGTTACAGCCCAAGAGCCTGATTACTGCCTGGAAGAAAGGTGGAAGGAAGTTGACAGCATTTTGACTGTACCAACCTTGTTAATACCTCAATGATATGTGCTAACTTAATGATtattcagattattttatttggttttatgGAGGTTTTTCTATGTTTGATGTATGGAGAATTTTAACAAAACACCTCATTTACACATTGAATTATGTGATCCCTCTATAATGTTTGTCCCTAGTTTTCTCCCCATATAAGCTACCATAATCATTAAGAAGTTTAACTTTGTTCTTTACTTCCTTTATACCTGGAAAACAAGGTAATCTAGAAACATTTTACttccaaatggaaaataataGACTTGTTAACCTGTTAAAGTGAACGTTAGGATGTTCTTGTAGAGGCCT encodes:
- the BIVM gene encoding basic immunoglobulin-like variable motif-containing protein isoform X1, yielding MPTISEDEKENGSGNNGNTENTPGKESPEASLHDPVKPYCMSDASTASLVPREDGHYPWGCPVTHTREKFYTICSDYAFLNRVTSICKSPSASVSACLSSSAALNVGNNTPNLLSVQTGASEIIYREDANLESLPGNLGKLPLAWEIDKSEFNGVNSNLKSKAGNMKKQGTKKKSVDKKSKQYRECPQRSALEDVKERKVLDLRRWYCVSRPQYKTSCGISSLVSCWNFLYSTLGAGSLPPITQEEALHILGFQPPFEEIRFGPFTGNTTLMRWFRQINDHFHIKGCSYVLYKPHGKNKTAGETAAGALAKLTRGLKDESMAYIYHCQNHYFCPIGFEATPVKASKAYRLLDLDSGDLGSVPSSTTDFQCDFRGRVLQQEVEYWILIGEPSRKHPTIHCKRWTDIVTDLNTQNPEYLDIRHLERGLQHRKTKKVGGNLHCIIAFQRLNWQRFGPWNFPFGNVRQNKQSQTQGQGISKSESEDNISKKQHGRLGRSFSASFHQESMWKKSNLRERRNSGYQSYNDYDGND
- the BIVM gene encoding basic immunoglobulin-like variable motif-containing protein isoform X2 — its product is MPTISEDEKENGSGNNGNTENTPGKESPEASLHDPVKPYCMSDASTASLVPREDGHYPWGCPVTHTREKFYTICSDYAFLNRVTSICKSPSASVSACLSSSAALNVGNNTPNLLSVQTGASEIIYREDANLESLPGNLGKLPLAWEIDKSEFNGVNSNLKSKAGNMKKQGTKKKSVDKKSKQYRECPQRSALEDVKERKVLDLRRWYCVSRPQYKTSCGISSLVSCWNFLYSTLGAGSLPPITQEEALHILGFQPPFEEIRFGPFTGNTTLMRWFRQINDHFHIKGCSYVLYKPHGKNKTAGETAAGALAKLTRGLKDESMAYIYHCQNHYFCPIGFEATPVKASKAYRGRVLQQEVEYWILIGEPSRKHPTIHCKRWTDIVTDLNTQNPEYLDIRHLERGLQHRKTKKVGGNLHCIIAFQRLNWQRFGPWNFPFGNVRQNKQSQTQGQGISKSESEDNISKKQHGRLGRSFSASFHQESMWKKSNLRERRNSGYQSYNDYDGND